From Mycolicibacterium fluoranthenivorans, one genomic window encodes:
- a CDS encoding AraC family transcriptional regulator: MDALAGLLDGVRARGAFVLRLSLDPPWSMRIQDDALTLICQTAGSSVVITDSGDEFPLTAGDIALASGACHYLFTCAAGVAPQLVIHPGQRCTTLAGEDMRFALTVGVRTWGNSATGTDRAVIGAYEGRSEVSARLLRSLPPVLVVQAGESAPLTELLITEAGCERTGQEVYLDRLLDLMLIDTLRTWFDGDGVAPPWWRAGEDAIIGAALRLIHHNPRHPWTVANLANAVGTSRAVLARRFTDLVGEPPIAFLTGWRLALAADLLRSSDRTIAAVADQVGYGTPFALSTAFKRAYGMSPAAYRTGQAAGQVAGAAPA, from the coding sequence ATGGATGCGCTCGCAGGACTGCTCGACGGAGTCCGCGCACGCGGGGCCTTCGTGCTTCGACTTTCACTGGACCCGCCGTGGTCCATGCGTATCCAGGACGACGCGCTGACGCTGATCTGCCAGACCGCGGGGAGCTCGGTGGTCATCACCGACAGCGGCGACGAATTCCCTTTGACCGCCGGGGATATCGCATTGGCCAGCGGCGCCTGCCACTACCTGTTCACCTGCGCCGCCGGGGTCGCACCGCAGCTGGTGATCCATCCGGGCCAGCGGTGCACCACCCTCGCAGGCGAGGACATGCGCTTCGCACTGACCGTGGGGGTCCGCACCTGGGGCAACAGCGCGACCGGCACGGACCGGGCCGTCATCGGCGCCTACGAGGGTCGCAGTGAAGTCAGCGCCCGGCTGCTCCGGTCCCTGCCGCCGGTGCTGGTGGTGCAGGCCGGGGAGTCGGCGCCGCTCACCGAGTTGCTCATCACCGAGGCCGGATGCGAGCGCACCGGGCAGGAGGTGTACCTCGACCGCTTGCTCGACTTGATGCTCATCGACACCCTGCGCACCTGGTTCGACGGCGACGGCGTTGCCCCACCGTGGTGGCGCGCCGGCGAAGACGCCATCATCGGTGCAGCCCTGCGGTTGATCCACCACAATCCGCGACATCCCTGGACGGTCGCGAATCTCGCGAACGCGGTGGGCACCTCACGTGCCGTGCTCGCCCGCCGGTTCACAGATCTGGTCGGCGAGCCGCCCATCGCCTTCCTCACCGGCTGGCGCCTGGCACTGGCTGCCGATCTACTCCGGTCCAGCGACCGCACCATCGCCGCGGTCGCCGATCAGGTCGGGTACGGCACACCGTTCGCCCTCAGCACCGCGTTCAAACGGGCCTACGGGATGAGTCCCGCCGCCTACCGCACCGGACAGGCCGCCGGTCAGGTGGCCGGCGCAGCACCGGCCTGA
- a CDS encoding cation:proton antiporter, whose protein sequence is MTGFGLDTLALLAVIGLAGPALAAIPRLRLPVVVGELVAGIVVGRTGFGIVDATNPTFQLLASIGFALVMFVVGTHVPVRDTTLRGALGKAALRAIAVGAAAAVLGVMIASAFGTGHALLYAVLLASSSAALALPVIDSLGLTGPPVLAVTAQIAIADAASIVLLPLVIDPGRAPRAALGALVIAGAAAVLFIVLRHIERSGTRKRLHHYSEVHRLALELRGSLVLLFCLAALAIATHVSIMLAGFALGLVISAIGEPRRLARQLFGITEGFFSPLFFVWLGASLQVRELADHPEFIGLGVALGVGAILAHTVGRLFGQPLTLCVLAAAQLGVPVAAATLGTEQGLLAPGEPSALILGALIAIAATSAAGAVAKRRQAGAAPAT, encoded by the coding sequence ATGACGGGTTTCGGACTCGACACCCTGGCTCTGCTGGCGGTCATCGGACTGGCCGGTCCGGCACTGGCCGCTATCCCGAGGCTGCGCCTGCCGGTGGTGGTCGGTGAGCTGGTGGCCGGGATCGTCGTCGGCAGAACCGGGTTCGGCATCGTCGATGCCACCAACCCGACCTTTCAACTGCTGGCCAGCATCGGGTTCGCATTGGTGATGTTCGTTGTCGGCACCCACGTGCCGGTTCGCGATACCACGCTGCGTGGCGCGCTGGGCAAAGCGGCATTGCGGGCGATCGCGGTCGGAGCGGCCGCCGCGGTACTGGGGGTGATGATCGCGTCAGCCTTCGGCACCGGACACGCACTCCTTTACGCTGTTCTGCTGGCGTCGTCCTCGGCGGCGCTCGCCCTGCCGGTGATCGACTCGCTGGGACTGACCGGGCCGCCGGTGTTGGCGGTCACCGCGCAGATAGCGATCGCCGATGCCGCGTCGATTGTGCTGCTGCCCTTGGTGATCGACCCCGGTCGGGCGCCGCGTGCGGCACTCGGCGCACTGGTGATCGCCGGGGCAGCCGCAGTGCTGTTCATCGTGTTGCGACATATCGAACGCAGCGGTACCCGCAAACGGCTACACCATTACTCCGAGGTTCACCGGCTGGCACTGGAGCTGCGGGGCAGCCTGGTCCTGTTGTTCTGCCTTGCTGCGCTGGCGATCGCCACGCATGTGTCGATCATGCTGGCCGGTTTCGCACTGGGGCTGGTGATCTCGGCGATCGGGGAGCCGCGCCGGTTGGCCCGCCAGCTCTTCGGCATCACCGAAGGCTTCTTCTCGCCGCTGTTCTTCGTGTGGCTCGGTGCGTCGCTGCAGGTACGTGAACTCGCCGACCACCCCGAATTCATCGGTCTCGGTGTGGCATTGGGGGTGGGCGCCATCCTTGCTCACACGGTGGGGCGGCTGTTCGGGCAGCCACTGACACTGTGCGTGCTGGCCGCGGCCCAGCTCGGGGTACCGGTGGCGGCGGCCACGCTGGGCACCGAGCAGGGGCTGCTGGCGCCGGGTGAACCGTCGGCGCTCATCCTCGGCGCACTCATCGCGATCGCCGCGACGTCGGCGGCCGGTGCGGTCGCCAAACGGCGTCAGGCCGGTGCTGCGCCGGCCACCTGA